The proteins below come from a single Corylus avellana chromosome ca3, CavTom2PMs-1.0 genomic window:
- the LOC132174145 gene encoding uncharacterized protein LOC132174145, with product MEDFHATLADCELVDLGYRGPKFTWNKGREGGAFIQERLDQVVANEGWRSLFPQVDILVESASCSDHLPVFIMLYETKRQGRPYRKFKHEASWALEGTYTEIIKSAWKARRIQTDHWGNIRQKLGNCQGELMRWQKKKKEPETELKNSCTHLAALQAKAGPEWMEEMTKIKLHVQTLMEQEEIQWKQRAKVEWLRNGNKNTKFFHACVNQRRKSNVICSVCDMAGNQMETHEDIGGAFVGYFNILFTSGKPDHMDECLEALDKRITDDMNG from the coding sequence ATGGAGGATTTTCACGCAACATTGGCAGATTGTGAATTAGTGGACTTGGGCTATAGGGGGCCTAAATTCACCTGGAATAAGGGTAGAGAGGGAGGTGCTTTTATTCAAGAAAGATTAGATCAAGTGGTGGCAAATGAAGGGTGGAGGTCTTTATTCCCGCAAGTTGATATTTTGGTGGAGAGTGCTTCTTGTTCCGATCACCTCCCTGTGTTCATAATGTTATATGAAACTAAGCGGCAAGGAAGGCCATATCGTAAATTCAAACATGAAGCCTCATGGGCTTTGGAGGGAACGTATACTGAGATTATAAAGTCTGCTTGGAAGGCCAGGCGTATACAGACTGATCATTGGGGCAATATACGTCAAAAACTCGGGAATTGTCAAGGGGAGCTGATGCGGtggcagaaaaagaaaaaagaacctgaaacagaattaaaaaattcatgcaCCCACTTGGCTGCTTTACAAGCTAAGGCGGGACCAGAATGGATGGAGGAAATGACCAAAATCAAGCTGCACGTGCAGACTCTCATGGAGCAAGAGGAAATACAATGGAAACAAAGAGCGAAGGTGGAATGGCTTAGGAATGGCAACAAAAACACTAAGTTTTTCCATGCTTGTGTAAATCAGCGAAGAAAGTCCAATGTAATCTGCTCGGTCTGTGATATGGCAGGGAACCAAATGGAGACTCATGAAGACATTGGGGGTGCATTTGTGGGGTACTTTAATATTTTGTTCACATCAGGCAAGCCAGATCATATGGATGAATGCTTGGAGGCTCTCGACAAACGCATCACGGATGATATGAACGGATGA
- the LOC132174144 gene encoding protein neprosin-like, which translates to MALFMLVILGVIVSFYGVDAGRSMLDDQLVNAIQPRDVGGFDCVDIYKQPAFDHPLLKNHKIQMNPSFSTRSKTNEVFSKSQFVDMGCPPGMVPIQRTRVHEGQTHDFKNSFSESQGGSFHTYASNIPGEYSVSVNTTDAATYHGARALIVVNNPQVKVSGQYSKAQIWVQNGPNTIEAGWAVHPGTYFDNDTHLTTFWTVDGYKHGCYNARCPGYIQVHRQYFPGDALTEISVYDGQQFAVNLTIAQDKSTGNWWLKVGNDSLGYWPKEIFTHLATGASSIRYGGVTFSPPNIRTPVPMGNGFLPVDFAPLKAGLFIRVQMMKADNPFIDINSEMIHNFHDIGGQCYGLVDVSDIVNMGKSFNFGGPGGSCMLRT; encoded by the exons ATGGCTCTGTTTATGTTAGTAATTCTTGGTGTAATTGTTAGCTTCTATGGAGTTGATGCTGGAAGAAGCATGTTGGATGACCAATTAGTCAACGCAATTCAG CCACGTGATGTTGGTGGGTTCGATTGTGTGGATATCTATAAGCAGCCTGCTTTTGATCATCCTTTGCTTAAGAATCACAAAATTCAG ATGAACCCAAGTTTCTCAACAAGAAGCAAGACAAATGAAGTTTTCTCAAAAAGCCAATTTGTGGATATGGGTTGCCCACCAGGAATGGTACCAATACAAAGAACTAGAGTTCATGAGGGCCAAACTCATGATTTCAAGAACTCTTTCTCAGAATCTCAAGGTGGAAGCTTTCACACATATGCAAGTAATATTCCCGGCGAATAT TCTGTAAGTGTTAACACAACGGACGCTGCGACTTACCATGGAGCAAGGGCATTAATCGTGGTTAATAATCCACAAGTGAAAGTAAGCGGCCAATACAGTAAAGCTCAAATTTGGGTTCAGAATGGACCAAACACCATTGAAGCTGGATGGGCA GTGCATCCTGGAACGTATTTTGACAATGACACGCATCTTACGACATTTTGGACG GTAGATGGGTATAAACATGGCTGTTACAATGCACGATGTCCAGGTTATATACAAGTGCATCGCCAATATTTCCCCGGTGATGCTCTTACTGAAATTTCTGTTTATGATGGACAACAATTCGCTGTTAATCTTACCATTGCTCAG GATAAATCAACTGGAAATTGGTGGTTGAAAGTTGGTAATGACTCATTGGGATACTGGCCAAAGGAGATATTCACTCATTTAGCTACCGGAGCGTCCTCTATTCGATATGGCGGAGTAACTTTTTCTCCACCCAATATACGTACTCCGGTACCAATGGGGAATGGTTTTCTTCCTGTTGACTTTGCCCCCTTGAAAGCAGGTCTTTTTATACGTGTTCAAATGATGAAAGCGGATAACCCATTCATTGACATTAATTCCGAAATGATTCATAATTTTCATGACATTGGTGGACAATGTTATGGCTTGGTAGATGTCAGTGATATTGTTAATATGGGGAAATCCTTCAACTTTGGAGGTCCTGGAGGATCATGCATGTTAAGGACATGA
- the LOC132174146 gene encoding E3 ubiquitin-protein ligase RING1-like encodes MRILGQENPVPFPPPPPPIPLPLPPLLLLLSGFPSLQGHFCLIILSLILFLLYLFYRHIKHNGGTEAAPPVADPPVADPPVADPPVADAAPPVADPPVADPPVADPPVLSITYGAGAVIPFDQIECPICLSDFENLEELIQISSCRHVFHRDCMDAYLRNLVSQEMEAAMGTATSTFTPTISLILWHVVFGIRVAQFSDSNL; translated from the exons ATGAGAATTCTAGGGCAAGAAAATCCAGTTCCctttccccctccccctccacctatccctctccctctccctcccctCCTTCTCCTCCTGTCTGGCTTTCCAAGCCTGCAGGGACATTTTTGCCTTATCATCCTATCccttattctatttttattatatctCTTTTACCGACACATTAAGCACAATGGCGGCACTGAAGCTGCTCCTCCTGTCGCTGATCCTCCAGTTGCTGATCCTCCTGTTGCTGATCCTCCAGTTGCTGATGCCGCCCCTCCTGTCGCTGATCCTCCAGTGGCTGATCCTCCTGTTGCTGATCCTCCCGTGTTGAGCATCACCTACGGTGCTGGTGCTGTTATTCCGTTCGACCAAATTGAGTGTCCGATTTGTCTCAGCGACTTTGAGAACCTAGAGGAGCTGATTCAAATCTCTTCATGCAGGCATGTGTTCCACCGTGATTGCATGGACGCCTATTTG AGAAACTTGGTCAGTCAAGAGATGGAAGCAGCCATGGGGACAGCAACTTCCACTTTTACCCCAACAATCTCCTTGATTTTATGGCATGTTGTATTTGGAATTCGAGTTGCTCAATTCAGCGACTCGAATCTGTGA